The Thermodesulfobacteriota bacterium genome segment GCTGCAAAGATCAGCTTCAGAAAAGGTTTTCGTTCAAAAGACAAATAAAGTTTACATAGAATATATTAGTGATGTTGGCGGACAGAAATTCTGGTACGATGATAGCAACGTAACAATACTAGATCTGCCAAGAAGTCTTTACTCAAAAATAGTCGTGCCTACCTCTATTGATCAGGCATTCGACGAACTTTTGAAGCGATACGATTATTCGACACCCTTTAGTGAGTTGCTTTTCGTTAATCCTTATAAAATACTTACCGAGAATGTCGAGGCTGGCTACTATATAGGTTCGAGCATTGTTTTTGGTGTCCCATGTAATCACCTAGGATTGGTTGACAGGAATGTAGACTGGCAGATATGGATAGAGGATGGTCAACGGAAAATTCCCAGAAAATTAGTCATTACTTATAAAAAAATTCCAGGATCTCCGCAATTTATAGCAATACTTAAAGATTGGATTTTTGATCAACCTTTTTCACATTTTCTTTTTAAACCTGATATTCCAAAATATGCTAGAGAAACAGAAATGAGCAAAACACCTAATAATTTAGAAAGCGATCTTGGCAGCATAAGAGGCTCCGTTAGAAATTCCCAAACAGATTAAGTTGGAAAAAAGACACCCTGAAAATTAGGTATCACAACTAGAATTTTCATTTATATTTGGCGACTTACAAGAGTAATTTCTCGAAAATCAGAAGCTCTAGCCCATCAATTAATTGAGCTTGATAATTCCGACACCACTCATTATTTATTTGACAATTTTAAGATCGTGCTATAATATTTCAGGTTTTGCGATAATAAATCCTTTGGGCCCATAGCTCAGTTGGTTAGAGCGACGGACTCATAATCCGTTGGTCCCTGGTTCGAGTCCGGGTGGGCCCAAGATTCGGGATTAATAGTTGATGGGAAAAGAGGAAATAACAACACACCCAATACTCTTAAAAACTCTCGGTCACTCATTCGATATTTTATTTACACATCGAAGATTTTGCAAAAACAGCCCGAAAAACAAGATCCGAGGAGGTAAAAATGCGAGATCAAATTGCTGCTCTCGGTACGCTCCAGCAACTTGATTTAGAGATAAAGGTTATAGAGGAGAAACTGAGAAAATATCCTCAAGAGATCTCCCGTTATGAAGAAGATCTAGAGAATGCTAAGACTTCCATAGCTGAAGCAAGAAAAGAGCTAGAACAGATAACAAGAAATAAAAAAGAAATGGAACACCAACTTGAAGAAAACCACTTAAGCATAAAGAAGGCAGAGAAAAGGCTATTTGAAATAAAAACCTATAGGGAGTATGAGGCTCTCCAAAAAGAGATTAGCCAAACAAAAATGACAAATGCCACACTCGAAGAGAAAATTCTCCAGTCTATGGAAGTCATGGAAAATCTTGAAAAACATATTAGTGATAAGGAAAGTGAACTTACTGAGAGAGAAAAGGAAAGCGAAAAATTAATAAAAGACTACAAAACAAAAATAAAAGATCTTGCGATAACACACGAAAATAAGCAACTGGAAAAAGAAAAAATTATATCAATAATAGATCCTGAGGTCTTGCCGCTTTATGAAAAGATAAAGACAAGGAATGGCATAGCAATAGCACCGGCAAGAAATGAGGTCTGTACAGGGTGCAACATGAAGATCCCCCCTCAACTGTTCAACGAAATACTCACACTATCGAGGATGATCCAATGTCCGAACTGCGGTAGAATACTCTACAGTGAAGAATCATTCAATGGAGAGCTCCAAACAGCTTGAATTGCCCATAAATATTGAAGAAAAAGAAGCCGCTAAAATTTATATAGATGGAGCTTCAAGGGGTAATCCAGGTTCTTCTGCAATTGGAGTCGTTATAATAGATTCTAAAGGAAAAAAACATAAGATAAAACAATATCTTGGAATCCATACGAACAACCAAGCCGAGTATCACGCATTGATCACAGCGTTGGCATCGGCAAAAAAGCTAAAGAAAACACATCTCACGATCTTTACCGACTCCCAGCTCCTCGCAAATCAGGTAAATCGTCTCTGGAAGGTGCGTGATCCAGAAATTAAAGCCCTTTATCAGAAAGCTATAAGCCTAATCTCCAGCTTTAGGAAAGTAAAGCTAAGTCACATACCTAGGCATCTTAATAAAGAAGCCGACAGACTTGCCAACGAAGCCTTGGATGATTATCATTCTTAATGAGGCAAGTGGACCGAGCGGTCGCTTACTTCTTCAAAGGAGAAGAGAGTAAGAGGAAAGTCCGAACTCCATAGGGCGGGGTGCTGGATAATCTCCAGGTGCTGTGAAGCAACGGAAAGTGCAACAGAAAACAAACCGCCTAAGTTAACCCGCTTTGTGGATAACTGGCAAGGGTGAAAAGGTGGTGTAAGAGACCACCGCACAGAGTGGAGACACACTGTGGCACTGTAAACCCCACTCGGAGCAAGACCAAATAGGGAAGCGGCTTTCTCTTTTCGGTTGTCGGGTTATCCAACTCCGAATATGAGATTAGGAAAGGTTGCCCGCCTGACGCTTCCGGGTAGGTCGCATGAGGCATTCAGCAATGGATGTCCTAGATGAATGATTGCTCAAGACAGAATTCGGCTTACAGATTCACTTGTCTCATTTTATGTTTAGGGAACTAAATCTTCGATTCTCCCAAATAGAAGAAGGGAATATTCTGCGGGCAATCACAAGGATTGCCCCTACATAAACCTCACTTTCACAAACTCCCTCTTGCCTATCTTCAACCTAAGTAGATCCCTATCAGGAATCATAGAATTTGGATCGGTAATTCTTTCCCCATCAATGCTGACACCACCCTGCTCGATCAGCCTCTTTGCCTCTCCCCTGCTCTTAAGTCGTTGAGAGGAAAGCGAAATTAAATCGAGTATCGTTTTTCCATTCTTTTTATCCAAAAGGATCTCCCTCCCATCCTCAGGAAACTGCCGCTCCGAGAATTTCAACTCGAAATCCTTCTGGGCCTTGAGCGCTACTTTCTCTCCATGAAATAACGTCGCAATCTCAATAGCAAGCGATTTTTTGGCTTCCATCGGATGATTCCGTGATTTGATGTCATGGATCTCTTCTCCAGGTCTTGAACTCATAAGCTCATAATACCTCCACATCAGATCATCCGATATTGACATGATTTTCCCATAGACATTTTCAGGAGTGTCTTCAAAAGCAATGTAATTTCCGAGAGACTTGGACATTTTCTTAACACCATCGGTCCCCTCGAGTAGCGGTAGAAAAATGGCTACCTGAGACTCCTGCCCAAAATGCCTCTGCACATCACGACCTAGCAGGATATTAAATCTCTGGTCTGTCCCACCCAATTCAACATCGGCTCTTATGTTCACTGAATCATAAGACTGAATCAGTGGATACAAAAACTCCATGATTGTTATTGAAGAGCCAGACTCATAACGTGCACGAAAGTCCTCTCTCTCTAGCATCCTTGCCACATTCCCCAAAGAGGCGAGTTTAAGCAATCCTTCTGCATTCATACTACCTAGCCAGGAAGAATTGAAAACAACCTCCGTCTTTTCCCTATCTAAGATATTATAAACCTGTTTTTCATATGTCTTGGCATTTTTTTCGACTTCCCCCCTTGTCAACGGAGGTCTAGTTTCTGTTTTCCCGGAGGGATCACCAATCATTGCCGTAAAGTCGCCGATCAGAAATACAACTGTGTGCCCCAACGCCTGAAAGTCCCTGAGTTTTCTTAGTAGAATACAGTGTCCAAGATGTAAGTCAGGTGCGGTGGGATCAAAGCCCGCTTTAACTCTCAGCGGCTCATTCTTTTCCACCGACTTTCTAAGCTTGGACAATAGCTCCCCCTCGGAGATTATCTCTTCAGTACCTCTTTTAATAATTTCAAATTGCTTCTGAGGACTTGCAAATGGCATGTGATAACTTAATCCCTGAAATTCAAATAGAACCAATACATTAATTTATATTATTTCATCATCAAATAAAAAATTGTCCTGAAGTCAATAGTAGTCTAACTATCAAATGTTCGATAAAATCTAACATTATTTTGCTTGATAGAAAATGATGCAAATAATAATGCTATAGATCCGTTTAACTCTAATAATTCCTCAAAAAACCATAAGATCTCATAATGCTGGGGTAAAACAAACACCTTTTCTCCTCCGGGTAGCTTAAAAATAGATATTTTGCCTGTCTCAATTAAATTAAATATGTGGATGTCAATGAATTGAGCTATTATCATAAACCCAAAGAACAGCATGACAAAATTGAGTGGGGAATATGATCTTAATAAATCAGGTACCTTACTAACAACCTTATAATATTTTAACGTTAATAATACAATTATTATGAAAGCCGCAATCAACGAAAGATATGATTTCAAAGCGCTGCTTCGGTTTAATAATTGATAGAACAAAAGTATAACGTCATGTATTGCATCTATCCCAATTTCTTTAAACTTTGGTATCTCAAAATTCATAATTCGTTGGCCATAACTCACTTCTTCTAGAAAACTTATAAGACCTATAATAGGAATAATAAAGTAATATTTCCAAAACCTTCTCTCCTTCAATTCTAAAATAAGAAAAAGCCCAGCCAAAAAACTGCAAAAAAACAAAAGCGCAGTGACAACTTCTAATAATTGATCTTCCCAAATTAATTTCTGCCTAAAATTAGGAAATGATAAATAAATTAGAGAAAAGAGAACCAAATTAAAAACAGTTACGATTATGTATACCCGTGTTAACTTATTATATAGCTTTCCCAATAGTAAACCCTTTCAATCAATTCTATCAAATTTATAATGTACATCGTACTAGGAAAATTAATGCAATAAATATTGCACGGAAGCTCTAATGAAAAAAAATTCAGTTAGCGCTATTAATAAAATCAATTTATTCTCTGAAAAGGTTCGTTATGGGGAAGCGCCGGTCCTTGCCAAATGCCCTGGGCGTTATTTTTATACCTGGAGGGGATTGCCGCCTCTTGTACTCGTTTAAGTCTACCATCCTCACTATCCTATTCACCATTTCCTCCTCAAATCCTTGAGCTATGATTTCCTCAATGCTCAGATCCTCTTCGACATACGCTTTGAGTATGGGATCTAGGACATCATAGGATGGGAGAGAATCTACATCCAATTGATTTGGCCTAAGCTCTGCCGACGGAGGTTTTGATATAACAGATTTTGGTATAATTTCTTTTCCCTTCCAGCCGTTGTAAAACTCGGCAAGCCTGTAAACCAATGTCTTTGGGACATCCTTAATAACTGAAAAACCCCCGGCCATGTCACCGTAAAGCGTACTGTACCCAACGCTAGTCTCACTCTTATTACCGGTTGTTAGCACGAGCCATCCAAATTTATTTGACAACGCCATGAGTATATTACCACGGATCCTTGCCTGGATATTTTCCTCCGTAACGTCCTGCCCCTTTCCAGCAAATACTCCTGAAAACATTTCAAGATAAGCGCTAAAAGCCGGCTCAATTGGAATGGTAATGAGCTCTATCCCTAGATTTTTAGAAAGTCTTTCCGCATCTACCGTGCTCCCCTTTGAACTGTATCTGGAGGGCATCGAAACCCCAACTACATTTTCTTTACCTAAAGCCTCTACTGCGATGGCAGAAACCAAGGACGAGTCGATACCTCCGCTTAAACCAATAACAACATTCGAAAAGCGGTTTTTCGTAACGTAGTCTCTCGTCCCCATAACAAGCGCCTTAAATACCTCTTCTCGATATTCCATAAATTCTGCTACCATAGGAGTAATCGCTGGACGCGAGTTTCTTTTTAAATCACCTACAGCCAATTCCAATACATTTACATCTTTATCCTCAAGTCCGATCACATATTTCTCCTTTCTTCTTCTTGGATCATGGAGTCGAGAGGGGAAGACCCTTTGAACATTTACATCAGCAATAAGTAGCTCCTCTTCAAAGCCAGATGCACGCGCTATTACCTCCCCACGCTCGTCTATAACGACGCTATGTCCATCAAATATCAACTCATCCTGTCCTCCGACAAGGTTACAATAGCCTATTACCACCGAATAATCAGATGCCCGCGTTAACAACATTCGCTCCCTCGCTTGGACCTTAGAGGCGTAATATGGGGATGAAGATATATTTAAAATTACCTGAGCATCACCTAAAACAGCCTGTTTTCTTATCGGATCACCGGGATACCATATATCTTCACAGATATTTACACCGAAAACCAAATCGCCAAGTTGATAGACGGGTGCTCTCACGCCTGCCTGAAAATATCTGTTTTCGTCAAATACGCTGTAGTTTGGCAGGTAGCACTTGTGGTAAACATCTATCAGGACCTTGTTGTGAATGATTGCTGCCGCATTGTAAATATCTTGGTTTTTATCTGCAAAACCTACAACTACAGTTATGGAATCCGTTGCCTTTCTCACCTCATCAAGCGCTTCTAAATTATCTTCAATAAAACTTGGTTTAAGCAACAGATCTTCAGGTGGATAACCAGTGACGGAGAGTTCAGGAAAACATAATATGTCGACGCCAGATTTTTTTGCGATTCTTATATATTTGAGAATCTTTTTGAGATTACCGTCTATATCACCAACCAATACATTAATTTGGCTCAACCCGAGCCTGACCTTATTCATGATATTATATTACCACATCAATTGGTCTATTAACGATAAGACCAATTAAATAACCCCCCGGCAAGCCCAGGGTATCAGTCTACACAAAGAAAGTGCTGACGCTGGGGTTCGCGCGGTACTTCGACTAGCCTGTGCTGAGCATAGTCGAAGGGCTCAGGGCAGGCTTGCTCGTGACATTTGATCGCCCTCTTTGCCCAATATCAATATCCCACCAGCAAGACTGGTGGGCTACCCGGCGCGCGCACCTGATCACGCTACCCCATGGGTAGGCAACGAGTCTCGCTCGTTGCACAATGACTTAGATTTTGTACACCCTTCTCCTGCGTGCTGAGTTTATCGAAGCCTGTCCTTGTAGTGAGCACTTCGACTGGCTCAGTGCAGGCTCTAGCGAAGCAATCTTCTACCTAACGTCGGAATAAAGATTGCTTCAATTTGCTTTGCAAATGACCACAGGGCAGATGTCAGCGATGACAGTCGGGCTTGGTGTCATCGCCAGAATATCGAAGCGATCTCCTACCAACGAAGAATACTGGGCTTGCCGCGACTGACCGCGCCTGCACTGAACGCATATTCCGGGGAACCCTCGCAAATGACGATGGAATCCTTAAAAAACTAATTCTCGAATTATTGCATCGAGATGTAGGCAATGTTAGAAAGGAAATGAAATATTATGCTTCCCCAGAGGGTTCCGGTCCTAGCATACAAATATCCCATGATAAGGGAGGGGAAAAAAGTAAGAATACTTTGAGTGCAAATCCCGCCAATAAACCCCGATGCCACACATAGTGTAAAAAAATGTCCTAGAGCAAAGAGTAAACTGACAATAAGAACTCCCATTAGGCTGTTTCCTAATCTTTCCTGCAGATAACCACGGAAAAAAACCTCTTCTGGAATTGCAACAAAAAATAGCTGCAAAGCAATAATTATAGCGCTGATTCTATCTACGTGAATTGTATTGGCGGTAAGCAACAAACCCAACACCAGATAAGTTGGAAGAACAACAATCGACACGACTACTCCGATCAACAAACCACGCGGATCCCATTTAAAACCTCTCATTCTATCAGTCACGAGAAACGGTGTGGAAAACAGTATCAGCGCCGCAAAAGCAACTGAAAAATTAGGAAATAAAATTCGAGCAAGGGTTATGAGCAAGATAACAATAACGTATATTGATACAGGCTGCAGGTGAGTTCTCTTCAATAATAAACTTTTCATAGTAAATAACCCCGTGGCAGAGCCACGGGGCATTAAAAGACAAAAAACGAGCTGCTTTTTGTAACCGTGATGATCATATACCACATTTTTAGTTTTTTTAACATGGCTAATATTCAAATTCTAAAATCGTCATTGCCCGCAGGGCAACCTGTTTTCATCCCCGTGGTAAAACCACGGGGTATTCAACAGGTATGGTAATAAACCCTTAGAAAGCCCAGCCCGACTGGGTGAACTTTATTAAAAAAAGTCCATAAAAGAGAAGAAATACAACTGTTATGACATAGTATATTTCAATTCGCCTGGCAACCAACGCAACCAAAATAAAAATCGGAAACAAAGAGAGGGTGTAGCGAGGCACGCTTAACATAAACGAGGTAGATGTGGCAGCAGTCCAGGTAAGGAGCATATAGACACCGTAGGAAGCCCTTAGACGAATGAAAGCCCAAATCGTACATAACAGTCCAAATATAGCGAATAAGAGCTCAGCCCAACCTATCATTAATCTATATGCAGGGTCGGCATCTTTCCACCGGATATAATTCCAAGCCCCCATGAGCCCTTTCCATGGAGGAGATAGCGTCTTTTGCCAGTATTCCCTCTGGGCATCAAGGAAAGCAAAGGGATCTCCAAAGGTTATGTAGTTGATAATAAGGTAGGCTACCAAACCGATCAATATTAAGAATAGATAAAGAAAGTTTAATTTTATGCCTTTAATTCGGTATTCATTCTGAGAGAGGTACTCTATCAACAGCGCCGGAAATAAGAAAACACCAGTTATGCGCGTAGCAGATGCCAGCATACCAAAAACCCCTGTAAGAAACCATCTGTTTTCCCCCGCGTAGTAAAAGCTCGCGATGGTTAAGGCCAAAAAAAGGCTCTCCGAATATCCAGCATGAAAAAAATAGGCTGTAGGAAATATCGACATGTAAAAGACACTTCTTATGGCGGTTTCATCGTCGTATTTCTTAAGTACAAGCCTATACAAGTAAAAACACGCTATGGCATAAGCAAGATTAGAGACAACTAGTGCTGAGAGCTTATAGCTTTTTAGTACCAGTGCAAAAATCCGAATAATAAATGGGTAGAATGGAAAAAACACGATACGAACCCACATTTCGTCGCCAAATCCCCTGTAGCCATTCTCGGCAATATCAAGATAACTTGGTGAATCCCATTTATTCCAGATGTCCAGAAGCGAGGGAGCAGGCTTACTCAGGAGGACTTCATAGGACACAAATGCGAGGAAATAGGTTCCAATAATCATAACCAACACAATGACAATTAATTCCTTGTTGCGGTTAATCAAAGCTTCCATCCCTAAACCGAGCGTTACTCACACATATGTTTGTCGCAAGGAAATGCTATTATCATCCAATACATAGGCCAAAAAAGCTCAATGCTAAATAAGCCAGGCCGGGTAGCCAAAACAAAGAGACAAATAAAATACCTGTAATGTTCTATGGTCGACCCTAATAAATTTAGGCCCTCTAGCTTATTTCAAAATCAAGCAGATAATTTAGATGATCACATTGACTTCTAGCAGTTTCAAATTATAAATATAGATAACAAATTTTCCTAATACGACGTTTTTGAGCAAAAAATCAGTGACCTTTTATCCAATTACTATGATCACCATTTTACGTTAAATACGTACTTAGGAAATATATGGGAAATTCCTTGAATCATATATGTATAAAAACCCTAGCCGATGGGAAGAGCAGAATATTATTTTTCTTAGATTTTAATTGATAGACAATTTTATATACATAATATCTTCAACCAAAATATATGAAAAGAAGTTTCACAAACATTATAAGATTTCTGATGGATGAATGTTTGCCTCCAATTATAAGAGACAACAAATATTTTATGTATCCATTTTATTACTACGCCTATAAAGGTAAAGATATTAAAACTGCGATGAATTTCAAAACCCTTATATATAGTCTTAGTGAAAAAGAGTATAGAGATTTTTATGAAAATCTCAATTCGATTTCTAGACAAAGGGATACGGACTTGAATGACGCAAGTATAAAATACATTATCGATAATCTGTTAAAAACGGCTAAAAATCTAATAGACATTGGTTGCGGAAATGGTTACTTTCTGAAACAACTGAAGAACAATGGCCTAGATTTATTCGGTTGTGACATTGCTGACACAAGAAGAGACGGAGATTATAATTTTGTCAGATGCAGCATTGCACACCTTCCATTTAGAGATAAACTGTTCGATATCGTTACTTGTTCTCATACACTAGAGCACATTCTCAATCCTGAAAAAGCTATTTCTGAATTAAAGCGAATCACCAGAAAGCAATTGATTATTACTGTCCCTTGCCAGAGATATTACCTTTATACGCTTGATGAACACGTTCACTTTTTCCCTTACAAGGAAAAACTTGCTTCGCTCATCGGGATTAAAGATAGTACCTGCAAAAAGATACGGGGCGACTGGGTTTATATCGGTTATCTCGAATCATTTGATTGATCGCACTCAGGAAATCATATTCTTTTAGAAAACCTGAATAGCTCTAAACTGGGCAGTTATAAACAACGAAGCGCCGCGCAGCAACCTAGAGCGAATTAGCAAGTTAGGAATTTGTATTTTTAACTGAGGCTAATTACCCAATATCATAATCTCACAAAGACGTGTAAGGCCTAAGATATTTGTATATTATCGATCATCTTCGGTATCACAAATATCCCTCGTCGCAAAAACCCGTTCTCGAAGGATAGATTTTGGGTCGAAAAATACGGTTTTAAAGTTGGTGTTAAAAAACTCATAATTGATTTTGAATACCGGATCTTGCTCCGACTGTCTCTCGATCTGGATAAAGTCAATCCGATTCTCCTTGAGCAGAGGACACAGCTCCTCCTTGGAGTTAGTTTGGTAAATTTCCTTTCCCATCGTTTCTCTTTTCAAAGTATCGAAGCCTGCCCCCCAGGCAAAATAGGGCCAGCCCTGCATAGTTCTTCTGCCCGCAAAGGACACAGGGTTGTAAATCCTGAAGGTGGTGAGAAAAACAGCACTCGTGTCTGTATTCTGTAGAGCCCATTTCGCTAGGGGTTGCTTTTCAACATCCTGTAAAACAACAGTGCTATCATTTTTTATAGGTATTGCATCAACTAATCCAGAGACTGTCAGAAATAAAAGCAGAACGCCTGTGGCTATGCGACCCCCCCACCCCAGGCAAAAGAGCCGATAGAGTAAATATGCCGTAAACCCGTTGGAAAGAATAAGCCAGAGGTTGAAAAACTTATGGTTACCCGGCATGTCAGGACTAAACCGGAAGAGATTTCCTATAACGAAACTGGTCAGAAACATTAAAAAAATCTTCTTTCTCTGCCTATCTACTAAGAAGAAGGAAAAAGAGATGGTGAAAAAACCTAAGCCTAGATTAAAGATCCAGTAGCGTATAAAAGAGATTACGTAACTCATTCCCCGGTTAAGAACCCCATAGGGCATAAAATCTATGGGGATTAGATGGCTTACCACTAAATAGCCGGGGCTTATTGAAAAATGGCTCTCAAAGTTAGGCGAACTCTGCTGAAGCCATAGTATCTGAGGAAGCGCGATAAGGGTTGCTACAAAAATAACTAACAGGCTTTTTTTTCTCTCTGGAAAAAGCAAAATGAAAAGCCAGAGGAATCCATAAAGGCAAATGAATGCCTGACCGTGCCAGAGGACCAATAATCCAGTTATCAGTCCGATAAACGCCTTTCGAAAGTAGCCACTATCTATCTCCTTGTTTATGTGCTCGTCGATGTAATGGATTAGAACGAGTAAAACCAGCGCAAAACCAAACGCAAGGTGTCTCTGATTAATGTATATATTCCAATTCCAAAAAGCAGAGATGATATTACCATCCCAAGGACCGAAGGCTACGTATTCGGGAAGGTTCCACCAGGACTCTATAAGATTCTCAATGGACTTAGGCGGATATTTCTTGAGAAATTCAACGAAAGAAAGAGAGCTATTGAATAAAAAAAGTAACACCGAAACAAAACCTACAAAACGGCTTCCAAAAAATAGTCTTTTAGAAAAATAGTAGATTAAGACAATAAGGCAGGTATAGGACAATGCACTAGGGATATTCAAGGCATAATCTAACGGTATTCCCATCTTTTCGAGGATTCCTACCATAAAATCGAACATAAAATGGTATCGAACAATTTCGTGCGCATAGAGTGGGTGCTCTAGGGAGAGGTTGTTTCCGAAACTAAATGAGCGTATCAAAGGAATATGGAATCCAAAGTCGCTCCATATTAAACGAGTGATTTTTATCTCATGTGATTTCAAGTCGTAATCAAATGTGCTTGAAAAAAGTATCCATGAGAACACGAAAGCGATTGTAAAGAACACTACGTGGGATGGTTTTAGTCCGAGGGGTGATCTAAACAGAGCACGTTGATGGATGACGAAGGCTAGAAGAATTACCGTCGTAATGGTGAATCCAATTACCATTGCACCCTGTGTAATGCGATATAAAACCAAAGACATTATGAACACTAGCCACAGGGAAATAAGTGTTCCTACAATGTAGGCCGAGGCAATACGCAACAGGTTCGTATACTTGGGGAAAAAGCGAACGGAAAGAATATAACCGAATAGGTAAGAAGTTATAAGGAAGATGACGGCAATTACAGGCTCCATGTCAGTTCGGGCGTCCCTTCTAAAATACAGTCAACTACCTCTTTACCCTGCATAACAGAACCTCCATATTTCCAATCAGAAATGGCTGTTCGGCCCTTAAACTCTTGTCTCTTTCAAGAGTCGGCGTCGGGCAGGCATAATCTACATCCATTGAGTACTTTGATACAATTGGTTCACGCGGCAAGAGCTGTAGGGCCTGCACCTATTATTATTCGCTTGCTCATAATCCTCACCCCTGTCTCGAAGAATTATCTAATTTTACCACAGCTTCATGCGCGTTTCTCAAGGATATCTTAGTTTTCAAAAGTATACCGATTCCAACCGATTTAACGATTATGAAAAAAAGAAGCTGAGTGATAATGGAGGCGCCCACGGCTATGTCTTTGCTAATATAAGAACCTAAGCATATTGAAAGGTTCCGATAAATCCCGGTCCCGATGGCATCATCGTGCTGATAGTCACTATCACAAGAAGTAGAGCTATCTCTTCAGGACAAATAGTCAGAGCGAAAGCGAGTGTGATGAAGTATTGAGCAACTCATTCAATGAGCCAGATTAATATAGAGAGCAGCCCTACTATCACCAAATCCTCTAGGGAAGATAATCCCCTAAGACCTATAAGAAATCCTTCAAACTTGGTAGTCAACCACTTGCCAAAAGGTTTATCTCTAAATTGCGATGTAATGGGCTTCACACGTTTTGAACCTTTATATCTATTTAAAAGAAAATCCCTATCGGTACTGAGAAGAATATCCTACCAGCTGTCCAACCCAGATCGTACATAACAGTCCAAA includes the following:
- a CDS encoding DUF2092 domain-containing protein; translated protein: MIDLSLNVWKKSLQISLALFMVSVCIGNYPANVAFKKNAFASDNKPQGDNIIEDSVSTSSDIHKIDPKADSLLKEMSDFLGTKYKYSFKAEIMFDDIIDSGRKLQRSASEKVFVQKTNKVYIEYISDVGGQKFWYDDSNVTILDLPRSLYSKIVVPTSIDQAFDELLKRYDYSTPFSELLFVNPYKILTENVEAGYYIGSSIVFGVPCNHLGLVDRNVDWQIWIEDGQRKIPRKLVITYKKIPGSPQFIAILKDWIFDQPFSHFLFKPDIPKYARETEMSKTPNNLESDLGSIRGSVRNSQTD
- a CDS encoding C4-type zinc ribbon domain-containing protein, translating into MRDQIAALGTLQQLDLEIKVIEEKLRKYPQEISRYEEDLENAKTSIAEARKELEQITRNKKEMEHQLEENHLSIKKAEKRLFEIKTYREYEALQKEISQTKMTNATLEEKILQSMEVMENLEKHISDKESELTEREKESEKLIKDYKTKIKDLAITHENKQLEKEKIISIIDPEVLPLYEKIKTRNGIAIAPARNEVCTGCNMKIPPQLFNEILTLSRMIQCPNCGRILYSEESFNGELQTA
- a CDS encoding ribonuclease HI family protein, which translates into the protein MESSKQLELPINIEEKEAAKIYIDGASRGNPGSSAIGVVIIDSKGKKHKIKQYLGIHTNNQAEYHALITALASAKKLKKTHLTIFTDSQLLANQVNRLWKVRDPEIKALYQKAISLISSFRKVKLSHIPRHLNKEADRLANEALDDYHS
- the tyrS gene encoding tyrosine--tRNA ligase, yielding MPFASPQKQFEIIKRGTEEIISEGELLSKLRKSVEKNEPLRVKAGFDPTAPDLHLGHCILLRKLRDFQALGHTVVFLIGDFTAMIGDPSGKTETRPPLTRGEVEKNAKTYEKQVYNILDREKTEVVFNSSWLGSMNAEGLLKLASLGNVARMLEREDFRARYESGSSITIMEFLYPLIQSYDSVNIRADVELGGTDQRFNILLGRDVQRHFGQESQVAIFLPLLEGTDGVKKMSKSLGNYIAFEDTPENVYGKIMSISDDLMWRYYELMSSRPGEEIHDIKSRNHPMEAKKSLAIEIATLFHGEKVALKAQKDFELKFSERQFPEDGREILLDKKNGKTILDLISLSSQRLKSRGEAKRLIEQGGVSIDGERITDPNSMIPDRDLLRLKIGKREFVKVRFM
- a CDS encoding NAD+ synthase; the encoded protein is MNKVRLGLSQINVLVGDIDGNLKKILKYIRIAKKSGVDILCFPELSVTGYPPEDLLLKPSFIEDNLEALDEVRKATDSITVVVGFADKNQDIYNAAAIIHNKVLIDVYHKCYLPNYSVFDENRYFQAGVRAPVYQLGDLVFGVNICEDIWYPGDPIRKQAVLGDAQVILNISSSPYYASKVQARERMLLTRASDYSVVIGYCNLVGGQDELIFDGHSVVIDERGEVIARASGFEEELLIADVNVQRVFPSRLHDPRRRKEKYVIGLEDKDVNVLELAVGDLKRNSRPAITPMVAEFMEYREEVFKALVMGTRDYVTKNRFSNVVIGLSGGIDSSLVSAIAVEALGKENVVGVSMPSRYSSKGSTVDAERLSKNLGIELITIPIEPAFSAYLEMFSGVFAGKGQDVTEENIQARIRGNILMALSNKFGWLVLTTGNKSETSVGYSTLYGDMAGGFSVIKDVPKTLVYRLAEFYNGWKGKEIIPKSVISKPPSAELRPNQLDVDSLPSYDVLDPILKAYVEEDLSIEEIIAQGFEEEMVNRIVRMVDLNEYKRRQSPPGIKITPRAFGKDRRFPITNLFRE
- a CDS encoding CPBP family intramembrane glutamic endopeptidase is translated as MKSLLLKRTHLQPVSIYVIVILLITLARILFPNFSVAFAALILFSTPFLVTDRMRGFKWDPRGLLIGVVVSIVVLPTYLVLGLLLTANTIHVDRISAIIIALQLFFVAIPEEVFFRGYLQERLGNSLMGVLIVSLLFALGHFFTLCVASGFIGGICTQSILTFFPSLIMGYLYARTGTLWGSIIFHFLSNIAYISMQ
- a CDS encoding glycosyltransferase family 39 protein, which produces MINRNKELIVIVLVMIIGTYFLAFVSYEVLLSKPAPSLLDIWNKWDSPSYLDIAENGYRGFGDEMWVRIVFFPFYPFIIRIFALVLKSYKLSALVVSNLAYAIACFYLYRLVLKKYDDETAIRSVFYMSIFPTAYFFHAGYSESLFLALTIASFYYAGENRWFLTGVFGMLASATRITGVFLFPALLIEYLSQNEYRIKGIKLNFLYLFLILIGLVAYLIINYITFGDPFAFLDAQREYWQKTLSPPWKGLMGAWNYIRWKDADPAYRLMIGWAELLFAIFGLLCTIWAFIRLRASYGVYMLLTWTAATSTSFMLSVPRYTLSLFPIFILVALVARRIEIYYVITVVFLLFYGLFLIKFTQSGWAF